From one Candidatus Thioglobus sp. NP1 genomic stretch:
- a CDS encoding RidA family protein: MKKNIISTEKAPAAIGIYSQAVAVTGGATIYLSGQIPLVPETMEVIEGGIEEQIHQVFKNLTAMCEASKGTVSDIVKLNIFLTDLSNFAVLNEIMATYFTEPYPARAAIGVSALPKGVGVEMDGVMVINSDSYSF, translated from the coding sequence ATGAAAAAGAACATTATTTCAACTGAAAAAGCTCCAGCAGCTATTGGTATATATTCTCAAGCTGTAGCTGTTACTGGAGGTGCAACAATCTATCTATCAGGTCAAATCCCGCTCGTTCCTGAAACTATGGAGGTTATTGAAGGTGGTATTGAAGAGCAGATTCATCAGGTTTTTAAGAACTTAACTGCTATGTGTGAGGCATCTAAAGGTACCGTTAGTGATATTGTTAAACTTAACATCTTTTTGACTGACCTAAGTAATTTTGCTGTCTTAAATGAAATCATGGCAACTTACTTTACCGAGCCCTACCCTGCAAGAGCAGCAATTGGTGTAAGTGCTCTCCCAAAAGGTGTTGGTGTTGAAATGGATGGTGTTATGGTAATCAATTCAGATTCATACAGTTTCTAA
- a CDS encoding MFS transporter → MNAQDIINKKGRILALIACLLITFVMGSIHAFSTLIEGIELQTNVGRMSSSLIYSTALVNGTLAVYVGHILYRKFSTVKLISLMAILPMVGLFFSNSGTWIGWLIGYGIFFGFSSGVGYGLSLHIASSVTDKNKLGFTLGLVTASYAFGAVIFSVFFPIFFKYFGFENGYMIGIGSISIVVIIALFLFMSSRVKLKKGEVISNKKNSTSPKILKLWFGYFLGVFAGLMTIAHAVPLIISFGGSVGLSITTISIMSLGSGIAGLCAGWLVDQFGCKRPLLVILIINSIAIFSLAMMTSVSLLFILLVLIASLYGAIIAIYPTLVNHLVGNDLSAKVYGRVFTAWGAAGLIAPSLAGWLFDQYNNYNASLLFSLILSIIAGLVIWNIKYDVIRSKQ, encoded by the coding sequence ATGAATGCTCAAGACATCATTAATAAAAAGGGAAGAATACTTGCTTTAATCGCCTGCCTTTTAATTACCTTTGTTATGGGAAGTATCCATGCATTTAGTACTCTAATTGAAGGGATTGAACTGCAAACGAATGTAGGCCGAATGTCCTCAAGCCTAATTTATTCAACTGCACTAGTAAATGGCACACTAGCAGTTTATGTTGGTCATATTCTCTATCGTAAATTTTCAACAGTTAAGTTAATTTCATTAATGGCTATTTTACCCATGGTTGGCCTATTTTTTTCAAATTCAGGGACCTGGATTGGGTGGCTAATTGGATATGGTATTTTTTTTGGATTTTCGAGTGGTGTAGGTTATGGACTCTCACTGCATATTGCATCTTCAGTAACTGATAAAAATAAGCTGGGATTCACACTCGGTCTAGTGACCGCTTCTTATGCATTTGGTGCTGTTATTTTTTCAGTTTTTTTTCCAATTTTCTTTAAATATTTTGGATTTGAAAATGGATACATGATTGGCATAGGATCAATTTCTATTGTTGTAATTATTGCCTTATTCTTATTCATGTCTTCCAGAGTGAAACTAAAAAAAGGTGAAGTTATTTCAAATAAAAAAAATTCTACAAGTCCAAAAATTCTAAAACTTTGGTTTGGTTATTTTTTAGGAGTTTTTGCTGGTCTAATGACAATTGCACATGCTGTTCCATTGATTATCTCTTTTGGAGGATCAGTTGGACTTTCAATTACTACTATATCAATAATGTCACTTGGAAGTGGAATCGCAGGATTATGTGCTGGTTGGCTTGTAGATCAATTTGGATGTAAGCGTCCACTTTTAGTGATTCTCATTATTAATTCTATTGCTATCTTTAGTCTAGCAATGATGACAAGTGTAAGTTTACTATTTATCTTGTTAGTTCTCATTGCATCACTGTATGGAGCAATTATTGCAATATACCCAACACTAGTTAACCATCTTGTTGGAAATGATTTATCAGCTAAGGTTTATGGAAGGGTCTTTACTGCTTGGGGTGCTGCAGGACTAATAGCGCCCTCTCTAGCTGGATGGCTATTTGATCAATATAATAATTACAATGCCTCCTTACTTTTTTCATTAATTTTATCTATTATTGCTGGATTAGTGATTTGGAATATTAAATACGATGTTATTAGATCTAAGCAATAA
- the recG gene encoding ATP-dependent DNA helicase RecG, protein MASLSDPIISISGLGQKTSDRLNQLGIHTLEHLIFHLPSRYQDKTTITQLSDAKISDESLIEASIDRIEVIPSRHRQLLCYLSDNQNHRILLRFFHFNQYQKQAFVRGETIQCFGEIKVGREGLEMHHPEYRLITQEQKPLLESTLSPIYPLCSGVTQAKMKKWVNEALEALNSSIIDDYFEKIINNTMPSLKDSLFLLHHPKQGEDLSKIESFTHISQQRLIIEELATHQLSLLKIKSARKSKKTTEFTINHSLSDKLLKSLDFQLTKAQNRSIEEINKDIASSNPMLRLLQGDVGSGKTIVAVFALLQAVENNFQTAVMAPTEILARQHLQSFSIYLNPLGIKVAFLSGSQNAQERIEQLSLIENGEAQVIIGTHALFQEKVSFNNLALVIIDEQHKFGVHQRLSLSQKAKITPHQLVMTATPIPRSLTMSAYADLDTSIIDELPPGRQAIETVALSNTRRDELIKKIKIISNEGRQIYWVCTLIEESEALRAESAEKTFTYLSSNLEDLNVVMIHGRLNKSEKEVIMKDFSEKRIDLLVATTVIEVGVNVPNASLMIVENAERLGLAQLHQLRGRVGRGAEKSACILMYQSPLSQTAKQRLDILRQSNDGFLIAQKDLELRGPGEILGTQQTGIASMKIANIVRDSYLLKQAGYYSSKMLTASLDNQNALIDRWIDEEKTHYFNA, encoded by the coding sequence ATGGCATCTCTCTCTGATCCAATCATTTCGATTAGTGGGTTAGGACAGAAAACTTCTGATAGATTAAATCAGCTTGGAATTCATACCCTTGAGCATTTAATTTTTCATCTTCCAAGTCGTTATCAGGATAAAACTACTATCACTCAGCTTTCGGATGCTAAGATTAGTGATGAGTCTCTAATTGAGGCATCAATAGATAGAATTGAAGTTATACCTTCAAGACATAGACAGTTACTCTGTTATCTATCTGACAATCAAAACCACAGAATTCTTTTGAGATTTTTTCACTTCAACCAATACCAAAAACAAGCTTTTGTTCGTGGTGAAACTATTCAATGCTTTGGTGAAATAAAGGTTGGTAGAGAAGGCTTAGAGATGCACCATCCAGAATATCGACTTATAACACAAGAGCAAAAGCCACTTCTGGAATCAACCTTATCACCCATATATCCTCTTTGCTCTGGAGTAACGCAAGCCAAAATGAAGAAATGGGTTAATGAAGCCTTAGAGGCTCTTAATTCCTCAATAATAGATGATTATTTTGAAAAAATAATAAACAATACAATGCCGAGTTTAAAGGATTCTTTATTCTTGCTCCATCACCCCAAACAAGGGGAAGATTTATCAAAAATAGAGTCTTTTACTCATATCTCGCAACAAAGATTAATTATTGAAGAGCTTGCAACGCATCAATTAAGTCTTCTAAAAATTAAGAGTGCCAGAAAATCTAAAAAAACCACTGAATTCACAATAAATCATTCTTTAAGTGATAAGCTTTTAAAGTCATTAGATTTTCAATTGACTAAGGCTCAAAATCGATCAATTGAAGAAATAAATAAAGACATTGCATCTTCAAACCCAATGCTTAGATTACTTCAAGGTGATGTTGGCTCTGGCAAAACAATAGTTGCAGTATTTGCCCTCCTTCAAGCAGTTGAAAATAATTTTCAAACAGCTGTAATGGCTCCTACAGAGATATTAGCTCGTCAACATCTCCAAAGCTTCTCTATTTATCTTAATCCATTAGGTATAAAGGTTGCCTTTCTCTCTGGATCTCAAAATGCTCAAGAAAGAATAGAGCAATTAAGTCTTATAGAAAATGGTGAAGCTCAAGTTATCATTGGGACTCATGCACTCTTCCAGGAAAAAGTTTCATTTAATAATTTAGCTCTAGTAATAATTGATGAACAACATAAGTTTGGGGTCCATCAACGCTTGTCTCTTTCTCAGAAAGCAAAAATTACTCCACATCAGTTAGTTATGACTGCCACTCCAATTCCTCGCTCTTTAACTATGAGTGCATATGCAGATCTAGATACTTCAATTATTGATGAACTCCCTCCTGGTCGCCAAGCTATTGAAACTGTTGCATTAAGTAATACTCGAAGAGATGAATTAATAAAAAAAATCAAAATAATATCTAATGAAGGTCGTCAAATCTATTGGGTTTGCACTTTAATAGAGGAATCAGAAGCTCTAAGAGCAGAATCAGCTGAAAAAACTTTTACTTATCTTTCATCAAACCTAGAGGATTTAAATGTTGTTATGATTCATGGAAGATTAAATAAGTCTGAAAAGGAAGTTATTATGAAAGACTTTTCAGAAAAGCGTATTGATTTATTAGTTGCAACGACTGTCATTGAAGTAGGTGTTAATGTTCCTAATGCTAGTCTTATGATTGTGGAAAATGCAGAGAGATTAGGATTAGCCCAACTCCATCAGTTAAGGGGTCGGGTTGGCAGAGGTGCAGAAAAAAGTGCTTGTATATTAATGTATCAATCACCTCTTAGTCAAACTGCCAAACAAAGGTTGGATATACTTCGACAAAGTAATGATGGCTTTCTAATTGCTCAAAAAGATTTAGAATTAAGGGGACCTGGTGAGATTTTAGGAACTCAGCAAACTGGAATTGCTTCCATGAAGATTGCGAACATTGTTAGAGATTCTTATTTGCTAAAGCAGGCTGGATATTACTCATCAAAAATGCTTACTGCCAGTTTAGATAATCAAAATGCACTGATTGACCGCTGGATAGATGAAGAAAAAACCCACTATTTCAATGCGTAA
- a CDS encoding ABC transporter permease — translation MKFPTYTTPREKLWFYTYRVFCGLVLFFLVAPLIVVIPLSFNNSVFLQFTSEMKFFSFETWSFNFDGYGTRWYKELFGICSANSGTTVCTDRWMIGFKNSAIIAIFATFFASVLGTLAALGLSNRHMPFNRVIMALMISPMIVPLIITAAGMFFFFAKVNLVATLTGLIIAHTILGIPFVVITVTASLSGFDNNLLRAASSLGGSPLRNFFKIQAPLIAPGVIAGGLFAFITSFDEVVIVLFVGGPDQYTLPRQMWSGIRNEISPTILAAATILVIFSIVLLSTLEILRRRSEKIRGITPH, via the coding sequence ATGAAATTTCCTACTTATACAACACCTCGAGAAAAACTTTGGTTCTATACCTATAGGGTTTTTTGTGGTCTTGTCTTATTTTTCTTAGTTGCACCACTCATTGTTGTTATTCCACTATCCTTTAATAATTCAGTTTTCCTTCAATTCACTTCTGAAATGAAATTCTTTAGCTTTGAGACTTGGTCCTTTAACTTTGATGGTTATGGAACTCGCTGGTATAAAGAGCTATTTGGAATTTGTTCTGCTAATTCAGGAACAACCGTCTGTACAGATAGATGGATGATTGGCTTTAAAAATAGTGCTATCATTGCAATTTTTGCAACCTTCTTCGCTAGTGTTTTAGGGACCTTAGCGGCCCTTGGTTTATCCAATAGACACATGCCTTTTAATCGAGTAATAATGGCGCTCATGATTTCTCCAATGATCGTCCCACTTATTATTACTGCTGCTGGAATGTTTTTCTTTTTTGCTAAGGTAAACCTTGTGGCAACATTAACAGGCCTGATTATTGCTCATACTATTTTAGGAATACCATTTGTTGTAATAACAGTTACAGCTTCACTATCTGGATTTGATAACAACCTACTTCGCGCTGCATCAAGCTTAGGGGGTTCACCGTTAAGAAATTTTTTCAAAATTCAGGCCCCACTTATTGCTCCTGGAGTAATTGCAGGTGGGCTATTTGCATTTATTACGTCTTTTGATGAGGTGGTTATTGTGCTCTTTGTAGGTGGACCTGATCAGTACACTCTTCCAAGACAGATGTGGTCTGGAATTCGCAATGAGATAAGCCCAACCATTCTTGCTGCAGCTACTATTCTTGTAATTTTCTCTATTGTCTTACTTTCCACTCTTGAAATTCTACGCCGTCGATCAGAAAAAATTCGCGGCATTACCCCTCATTAA